The genomic segment GCTTTATAATCACGTGAAGGGCTTGCCCGATTTGCGGCGGGAGCTGGCGCTGTCCGGTCTCTCCAAGATGGCGGCCCGTTTTGAAGCCGTGCTTCCCGAAGCTTGCGGCGACGAAGTCTTGCACGATTTTAGCGTGGCTTACCTCGACTTCGCTCGCCAACATCCGGGCTTGTACGAAGCGGTACAGCGGGCTCCGGATCCCGAAGACCGCGAGCTGAGCGAAGCCGGCGGCCAGGTCGTCTCTCTCGTCGTCCGCGTCATCGAAACCTACGGCCTAAGCGGGGACGCAGCTATCCACGCCGTGCGCGGCATCCGCAGCGTCCTGCACGGCTTCGTCTCGATCGAGCGTCAAGGCGGCTTCGGCATGCCGCTGGATCTGGACGTCACGTTTCGCCTGCTGGTGGATACGTTCATTGCCGGCATCAAAGCGTTGAGAGTGCAGGGAGAGACTTGAGATTGAACAAGTGCGCTTGAACGGGCTGAGGTGACGGAGGGGCCGCCCGGCCCAAACGAAAAAGCTTCGTTTTTACCGTTTTAACAATATCCCCTTCGAACAGGAAAACGGCTCAGGCACACCTTTATCCGCGATCCTATAGCCTTATCCACGTCCTGCCTATGTCGTTCAGTCGCTCCGATGCGTGGGCATTCTAAATGAGGAAGCCGTTCCTGATTCATGGGGATACTGTTAAAACGTGACGAAGACCTGTGTGCCGGGTTCCTGACGTAAGGGGATACTGTTAAAACGTAACGAAGACCCCCCGCCTCGCCTCTCCTGACTGGAGGGGATATCGTTCAAACGCAGCGAGACTCGTGCGGCAGCGCCCTGAAGCCGTCATACCTGCGCGGCTTGACAGCCAGTGCCGAATCGGATAAAGTGGTACTTACCAAAAGTAATTTACTTTATAAAATGGTAGAGAGGACGGTCCTTATGACGCGTTCCATCCATCCCGATACGGACCTCGGTACCGTGCATTTAAAGGTGGCCGAACTTGATCGATCCATCCGGTTCTATGAAGAGATCATCGGCCTCCAGCTGATCTCACGCGAGGGCGAGACGGCTCGACTGGGCGCAGGCGGGCCAGCCGCGCTGCTCCAGCTTGAACAGTTGTCCGAAGGCGCGGTTCCGGCGCCTCGCAGGCGCACGGGCCTCTACCACTTCGCGATCCTCGTGCCGACGCGGGAGGCACTCGGACTTGCGGTGCGCAACTTCCTCCAACGCCGGGTCCCGATCGGGCAAGGGGATCACCTCGTCAGCGAGGCGATCTACCTGAACGATCCGGACGACAACGGCATCGAAGTATACGCCGACCGTCCGCGGGAAAACTGGACTTATACCCCGCAAGGCGAAGTCGCGATGGCGACGGATCCGGTCGATATCGAGGGTTTGCTTGCCCTGGCCGGCGACAAGCCATGGACGGGACTGCCCGCCGGTACCGTGATGGGGCATGTGCATCTGCATGTGAGGGATCTTCAGGAGGCCAAGCGATTTTATGTCGATATGCTCGGCTTCGATATTGCGGCCAACTACGGCGGCCAGGCTTTGTTCGTATCCGCAGGCGGCTATCATCACCATGTCGGCCTGAATACATGGGCGGGCGTGGGCGCACCGCCGCCTCCCGCGAACGCGCCAGGGCTGATCTTCTTCACGGTCCGGCTGCCGGACACCGCAGAGCTCGCGCGCATCCTGACTGCGGTTGGCGAGCAGGGCATCCCGTCGGAGCAGTTCGAGGACGGCTACCTCGTCGCCGATCCTTCGTCGAATCGCGTGCTGCTGACGGTGCGCGCCTAACGCGGCTCCAATAATAAAAAGCCTTCGGCTCTACCGAACCCGGTAGCCGAAGGCTTTTTGTGCGCTTGGCAGCGCAACCGACTAACGGGTGAAAGTCCCGCGTACGCCGCGAGGTGGCGGAAGTACATAGCAGAGGCGTAGTGCCGGGGCCCGCAAGGGACGGTGCGGAGGATGCCAAGGCAAAACCCGGAACAGGCGGCATACACCAAGTTGGCTGACGGAGCCGGATAACCCTGCAAAAGAAGGGTAGTCCTATACCATCCATAGGCTCCGTAAGTTAAGAGGACTGGATTCGGGGGAAAGCCGGTTGACGTGACCCAAGGAGAGCCCATCGTCTCCGCGCAGAAAGTTTTTTTTGTAGCGGTATCAGAGTTCAAGATCGTGAGGATCAAGAAGGAAGGTACGGACGGTGGGCAGTCAGAAGAAGGGATAGTAGCGAGAAAGCCTGCCGGAAAGGCCGCAAAGGTAGGTGAATCGGCGTCAGGTCGCCGATGCGTGCCCCGACTCAAAAGGCGGGGACACGTGTGAAGCCCGGAACCGTGAAAGAAGCGTGAATGAGGGAAACCATGCGCCAGGCAGGAGCCGGGGAGCTAAGATGTGCGTAGATCCGGGGAATGAACAAAAGGAGAAGCCGTCTGGGGCGAGTACCGACCGGGACACGGAGATTGCCGCAAGGCTACGAGCCGAGGAACGGGAAGGGAAGGAGAACGAGCATGGAGGGACCAAGGCAAGACAAACACGCACACGTAGGAGCTGAAGTGCCAAGCAAACGCAAATGGTACAGCCTCATCGACAAGATTTGGGCGAAGCCAAACCTGGAGGAAGCGTTCCGGGAGGTCAAGCGAAACCGCGGAGCGGCAGGGATCGATCGCGTGACCGTAAAGGCATACGAATCGAAGCTGGAGCCTAATCTAGAGGGGCTTCAGCTGGCGCTGCGAAACAAGACTTACCGGTCTAAGCCGGTAAAACGCGTGTATATCCCGAAAGCTGACGGGACGCAAAGACCGCTGGGCATTCCTACCGTGGAAGACCGAGTCGTGCAAGCGGCGGCAAGGCGTATCATAGAACCCCTATTCGAAGCGCAGTTCAAGGACTGCAGCTATGGATTCCGGCCGGGAAGAAGCGCGCATATGGCGCTGGCCAACATCCGCAAGGATCTGGAAGCAGGCTACCGGTACGTGATCGACGCCGACCTGAAGTCATACTTTGACACCATCCCGCATGAGAAGCTCATTGAAAAGGTGAGAGAGACCATCGTGGACGGCAGTGTACTGCGGTTGCTGGAGAGCTTCCTGAAGGCCGGGATCATGGAAGGCGGCAGCTTCCACCTGAACGAGACGGGGACGCCGCAGGGCGGGGTGATTAGTCCGCTTTTAGCGAACATCTATCTGCATCCGCTGGACGAAGCGATGACGGCGCGCGGACACCGAATGACGCGATATGCAGACGACTTCGTCATCTGTTGCAAAACGGCAAAAGGCGCTGAGCGTGTACTGAATTCGGTCGTGGGACTGCTGGAACGCGAGATGGGACTTATCATACACCCGGAGAAAACGAAAATCGTAAACAGCTACAAGGAAACATTCGTATTCCTGGGTCATGCGTTCAAGCCGGGAAAACGGATGGTGCCGTCGGAAAAAGCGATGAAGCGATTCAAAGAACGGGTGAAGGAGATCAC from the Cohnella hashimotonis genome contains:
- a CDS encoding VOC family protein gives rise to the protein MTRSIHPDTDLGTVHLKVAELDRSIRFYEEIIGLQLISREGETARLGAGGPAALLQLEQLSEGAVPAPRRRTGLYHFAILVPTREALGLAVRNFLQRRVPIGQGDHLVSEAIYLNDPDDNGIEVYADRPRENWTYTPQGEVAMATDPVDIEGLLALAGDKPWTGLPAGTVMGHVHLHVRDLQEAKRFYVDMLGFDIAANYGGQALFVSAGGYHHHVGLNTWAGVGAPPPPANAPGLIFFTVRLPDTAELARILTAVGEQGIPSEQFEDGYLVADPSSNRVLLTVRA
- a CDS encoding TetR/AcrR family transcriptional regulator → MSPRIGLDRATLLQAATEMADEYGLESVTLSSLAQKLKIRSPSLYNHVKGLPDLRRELALSGLSKMAARFEAVLPEACGDEVLHDFSVAYLDFARQHPGLYEAVQRAPDPEDRELSEAGGQVVSLVVRVIETYGLSGDAAIHAVRGIRSVLHGFVSIERQGGFGMPLDLDVTFRLLVDTFIAGIKALRVQGET
- the ltrA gene encoding group II intron reverse transcriptase/maturase, which encodes MPSKRKWYSLIDKIWAKPNLEEAFREVKRNRGAAGIDRVTVKAYESKLEPNLEGLQLALRNKTYRSKPVKRVYIPKADGTQRPLGIPTVEDRVVQAAARRIIEPLFEAQFKDCSYGFRPGRSAHMALANIRKDLEAGYRYVIDADLKSYFDTIPHEKLIEKVRETIVDGSVLRLLESFLKAGIMEGGSFHLNETGTPQGGVISPLLANIYLHPLDEAMTARGHRMTRYADDFVICCKTAKGAERVLNSVVGLLEREMGLIIHPEKTKIVNSYKETFVFLGHAFKPGKRMVPSEKAMKRFKERVKEITRRNQTVKVEQIVKKRLNPYLRGWGNYFGTGDVLSRFRGLDAWIRRRIRAVQLRSWKKIRKLHREMRRRGWDNKDMPGLRMTAWRSSHSTYAQYAMPNEWFAEIGLCSLLERSQELRPQRG